TAGTATACCGATTACGGATTTTACTACCAATATTACTGATTACAATGTTCCTGCTGTTTTTGTTATAGCAGAATGTTTAATTTTGTATCAGCATAAAAAGTAATAGCTATGGAGCAGGCATATAATTTTGATACAGTAAGCCAATACAATGCTTTTAATAACCATGAAACTTTACATCCATTAGTCAGTATCGTTGATTTCTCAAAAGCGAAGAAAAGAACAGGTTCCCGCATGACTTTTGGACTTTACTGCATTTTCCTCAAGGAAGTACACTGTGGAGATTTAAAGTATGGCTGTAATTATTACGACTATGAAGAAGGCACATTAGTATTCATTTCTCCCGGACAGGTACTCGATGTAGAAAACAAGGTTGATTATTACCAGCCAAAGGGACATGGCTTGGTTTTTCATCCGGACCTGATAAAAGGTACCTCTCTTGCCAAAAGTCTGAATGAGTATAGCTTTTTCAATTATAACACCAATGAGGCATTGCATTTGTCTGATAAAGAAAGGAAAATTGTTTTTGATTGCTTTTCTAAGATTGAATATGAATTAAGCCAATCCGTTGATAAGCATAGCAAAAAGTTGATTGCTTCCAATATTGAACTGTTCCTGAATTACTGTGAGCGGTTTTATGACCGTCAGTTTATTACCAGGGAGAACATCAATAAGGGAATACTGGAAAACTTTGAAGAATTACTGAATAGTTATTTCACATCCGAAAAGCCCTATAGTATTGGGCTGCCTTCTGTAGCTTACTTTGCTGATGAGCTTCATTTATCAGCCAATTATTTTGGTGATCTAATCAAAAAAGAAACAGGCAAATCTCCACAGGAGTACATCCAGAATAAGATAATTGATATAGCTAAGAATAAGATTTTTGATACCAATAAGACAATCAACGAGATTGCATATGAATTGGGATTTAAGTATCCACAACATTTTAGCCGGTTATTCAAAAGCCGTGTGGGTTATACGCCTAATGAGTACAGGAGTTTGAATTAATAACTCCCAGCGATCGGATTAAGTAAAATTCATAGCTATTATTCAATGTTAGCTATTTTTGGTACTTTAGTCCGCTTCAAAAACAACTTTTATAGTTCCCGAACCAAGCGCAGTTGCCAGACCAGCTGTATCTTCCACACTCCCAATTTTTGTATAGCTGTATGAGGTTGAAAACGCTTTATAAAACAATACTAACGTCCTTGAGCCATAAAGCATAATATCTCCATTTTTTATTATTCCTGGGTTAGAAGAATTTATAGGGAGATTTTTTGACAAGTCGAAAAATTTTTCATTTCCGTTCAGTTCAACCATTTCAATGGTCATTGGCAACATCTCTATGAGGGCTTTCGCTGAATTATTGTCCAACAATGTTGCTGTAAAGGTTTTCGAATTAATGCTGATCTTTATTTTTCGATTCATAGTATCCTTGTTATCATTATTGCTTTCTGTTTTTTTGCTTCCGGAAGCAGGGCCACCGCTTCTATCGCAGGATGACGCACTGTTTATAACAGTTGATATAGCCAAAAGGAAGATTAACAATGAATGTTTCATTCTGATTTCTTTTGTTTTATATGCTATTTAAAATGTTGTTGCATCAATCACATATCTGTAACGGGCTTCTTTATTCACTACTTTATGCCAGGCATCATTTATTTCTTCGCTTTTAATAATTTGTATCTGTGGATAGATTTTGTTTTCAGCACAATAATCCATTACTTCCTGTGTTTCAGGAATACCGCCGATAAGCGAACCGTTAAAGTTTACACGATTAAAAATCATATTGAAGTTGTTGATAGTCAATTCTCCATTAATCGGTTGCCCAACCTGTGTGAAATATCCGTAAGGTTTTACGCAAGAAATGTAATTGGACATATCGTAAGCATAAGGAACTGTAGAAATCATATAATCCATTTTGCCAAACCAGGGTTTCAATTTGTCAGGTGTATCAACAATGATCACTTCTTTAGCACCGAACCCTTTAATGTCATTTACTTTTGATGGGGAAGTAGTAAACGCATACACTTCTGCACCTTTTGAAACTGCCAGTTTAATTGCCATATGTCCTAAACCACCAATGCCAACTACACCAATTTTATCACCTTTTTTAATTTTCATTTTCATCATTGGTGAATAAGTGGTTATTCCGGCACAAAGCAATGGTGCTGCATATTTCAACTCAATACTTTCAGGAATTTTAATAGCGAAATGTTCTGTTATTACAATATTATTAGCATATCCACCCTGTGTAATACCCGTTGGTGATGATTTTTCAGATGCACCGTAAGTACCTACCATTCCGGTAGTTTCGCAATGGTGCTCTTCGCCGTTTTTACAGCTTTCGCACTGCATACAACTGTTTACCATGCAACCTACACCTGCTTTATCACCTACTTTGAATTTTGTTACATTTTTGCCGATCGCTGTAACAAGGCCTGCAATTTCGTGACCTGGAACTTGTGGATACAGTTGTTTTCCCCAATGCCCTTTGATGGTGTGGATATCAGAATGGCAAATACCGGAATATTTGATTTCAATTAAAATATCCTCATCGCCAACTGGCCTGCGCTCAAAACTCCAAAGCCCCAATTTCCCCTGTTCGTCCTTTCCTGCATAGCCTCTTGATTTTATATTCATATTCACTGCTGTTGATTTATTGGTTTGTGAAAAAATCTGCAAAGGGTTTGCAAGCATTATGCCTGCACCCGCCAATGTAGTTTGCTGAATAAATTTTCTTCTGGATGGTTGTTTTTTATTTTCTTCCATTTTTATCCTATATGTTTAATCTCTTTCGCCGGAACACCTCCGACAACGGTATTAGCTGGAACATCTTTGGATACTACTGCCCCAGCTGCAACAACCGCATTTTCGCCGATGGTCACTCCAGGCAAAATGGTTGCGCCAGCTCCAATCCATGCTTTTCGCCTGACGATAATGGGCTTCGTAATCAATGCGCTTCTGTCATTGGGATCTAGGGGATGATTTTCGGTAATGAGGTTTACCTTCGGACCAATCAAAACTTCATCCTCTATGGTAATTCCTCCCATATCGAGAAAGGAACAGGCATGGTTGATAAAAACATTTTTGCCTATTTGAATAAACCTACCGAAGTTGGTATAAAAGGGCGAAAATATGATGGTAGTCTCATCTATGGTCATACCAATGATCTCGCTCAAGTATTTACGGATCTGATCGGTATCTGTAGCCGTATTGAGCTGCTGGGAAAGCCTTATAGTATGGTTAACAACCTCATTGATTTTAGAATATCCGGGGTCGTTTAGTCGGATAGGTCCGCCGGCTTTAAGTCTATCAAAAATATCTTTTCCGTGCATCATTGTATACATTTATATTTGGATGTTCATTCCGATTAATTTCTATTGCAAATTTCATGATTATCAATCATATCCGCTTTATACAGAATACTGTTTTATTTACCAGTTTTACTGATTTTACTATAGTGTATATGTAGTACAAAGGTATGTTTGCTAAATTTGCATAGTAAAAGTTTAAACTATGGAACAAGTAGAAAGGATAAATACCGTAGGGGAATATAACCATTATGCCGGTGTAGATACGTTGCATCCGCTGGTAAGCGTCATCAATTTTAACGAAGTGCCCACTATACAGCACTTTAG
The Chitinophaga sp. MM2321 DNA segment above includes these coding regions:
- a CDS encoding cyclophilin-like fold protein; the encoded protein is MKHSLLIFLLAISTVINSASSCDRSGGPASGSKKTESNNDNKDTMNRKIKISINSKTFTATLLDNNSAKALIEMLPMTIEMVELNGNEKFFDLSKNLPINSSNPGIIKNGDIMLYGSRTLVLFYKAFSTSYSYTKIGSVEDTAGLATALGSGTIKVVFEAD
- a CDS encoding helix-turn-helix transcriptional regulator, encoding MEQAYNFDTVSQYNAFNNHETLHPLVSIVDFSKAKKRTGSRMTFGLYCIFLKEVHCGDLKYGCNYYDYEEGTLVFISPGQVLDVENKVDYYQPKGHGLVFHPDLIKGTSLAKSLNEYSFFNYNTNEALHLSDKERKIVFDCFSKIEYELSQSVDKHSKKLIASNIELFLNYCERFYDRQFITRENINKGILENFEELLNSYFTSEKPYSIGLPSVAYFADELHLSANYFGDLIKKETGKSPQEYIQNKIIDIAKNKIFDTNKTINEIAYELGFKYPQHFSRLFKSRVGYTPNEYRSLN
- a CDS encoding NAD(P)-dependent alcohol dehydrogenase gives rise to the protein MEENKKQPSRRKFIQQTTLAGAGIMLANPLQIFSQTNKSTAVNMNIKSRGYAGKDEQGKLGLWSFERRPVGDEDILIEIKYSGICHSDIHTIKGHWGKQLYPQVPGHEIAGLVTAIGKNVTKFKVGDKAGVGCMVNSCMQCESCKNGEEHHCETTGMVGTYGASEKSSPTGITQGGYANNIVITEHFAIKIPESIELKYAAPLLCAGITTYSPMMKMKIKKGDKIGVVGIGGLGHMAIKLAVSKGAEVYAFTTSPSKVNDIKGFGAKEVIIVDTPDKLKPWFGKMDYMISTVPYAYDMSNYISCVKPYGYFTQVGQPINGELTINNFNMIFNRVNFNGSLIGGIPETQEVMDYCAENKIYPQIQIIKSEEINDAWHKVVNKEARYRYVIDATTF
- a CDS encoding DapH/DapD/GlmU-related protein, with the protein product MMHGKDIFDRLKAGGPIRLNDPGYSKINEVVNHTIRLSQQLNTATDTDQIRKYLSEIIGMTIDETTIIFSPFYTNFGRFIQIGKNVFINHACSFLDMGGITIEDEVLIGPKVNLITENHPLDPNDRSALITKPIIVRRKAWIGAGATILPGVTIGENAVVAAGAVVSKDVPANTVVGGVPAKEIKHIG